Within the Arachis duranensis cultivar V14167 chromosome 10, aradu.V14167.gnm2.J7QH, whole genome shotgun sequence genome, the region TAcagttatatatgttcttatttttttatcttcctccttatggttcaagaatattataaactttaaactcttctattcatattttactttgaataaaaataaaataacatatttaacacgtttattatataacgatgatgatagtgttatactaaatttaaaaaatatatgattataaaatattatttttaatttaacttatcaAGTTTAAATATAAGTCCGTGCATCGCACGGGTTTAACACTAGTTTAAATACAAAACCAAACACACTTGTATATGGTAgaggataaaaaaaaagatacacGTGGCGAAATCTTTAAAAGCAAACCTTTCAGTTTTGGTGTTTTGGAAATTTGAAGTTTGAAAATTGGATTGAGAGTGacagaagaaaagagaagccaTGGACTTGGGAGATGAAACCGACATCTCTCAACCCTACACCCAAGAGGACGGCGACCCCCACCTCGTCGGCTTCATCAACGCCAACATCGTCGGCCTCCGCTACTACTCCGGCACCGTCAACGGCCGCGAAATGGTCGCCCTCCTCCGCGAACCCCTCAACCCTCACGACCCCAACGCCATCAAAGTCCTCAACACCCGCTCCATCCAGGTCGGTCACATCGATCGCACCGTAGCCGCCGCGCTTTCCCCTCTCATCGACTCTGAACTCATCACCGTCGAGGCCATTGTCCCCAACCGCCGCTCCAAGACCAACAGCTTCCGCCTCCTCTGCCAAATCCACATCTTCGCCCCTCTCCCTTCGTTCCCCACTGTCATTGAGCTCATCTCCGAGAGAGGCCTACACCTCATAACCCAAAACGACGCCTCCTTTACGTTATCGGAGTCCGTTGCCGTTAAAGAAACCCGCGCTGATTCGAGGTTCAAGACTGTGGACGAGATTTTCAGGCTTGTTGATGAGAGCTTGACGGTCAAGGAGCGTGTGTCTCACGCGCTTGAGCCTCCCGAGAGCATTGTGAGGTCGAAGCTGATGGAGCACCAGAAGGAAGGGGTGTGGTGGCTACTCAACAGAGAGAAAAGCGAGGAGCTTCCACCGTTTTGGGAGGTGGGAGAAGGGGGCGAGTTTGTCAACGTGTTGACCAATTACAGCACGTGCGTTAAGCCAGAGCCTTTGAGGGGAGGGATCCTGGCCGATGCAATGGGGCTCGGGAAGACTCTCACTTTGCTCTCTCTTATTGCCCTTGACAAGGTTTCCGGTCAGaggaagggaaagaagagaagaaagattgAGATTGGGGAGAGCAGTGCAACGCTTGTAGTGTGCCCTCCCTCTGTGTTTTCGACATGGATTTCGCAATTGGAAGAACACACTGTGCCTGGTTCACTCAGGACTTGCATGTATTATGGTGACAAGCGGGCTAAGAATGCTGAGGACCTCATGGATTATGATTTGGTGCTCACTACTTACTCTACACTCTCCGTGGAGGAGGATGACCCCAACTCGCCGGTGAAGAAAGTGGTGTGGAGGAGGATCATATTGGATGAGGCTCACACTATCAAGAATTCAAATGCCCGGCAGAGCAAGATGGTTATTAGTCTCAATGCCAAGAGGAGGTGGGCTGTCACCGGCACACCTATTCAGAATGGTTCCTTGGACTTGTTTTCCCTCATGGCTTTCCTGCATTTTGAGCCCTTCTCCATAAAGAGCTATTGGCGCAGCCTTGTGCAACGGCCTCTTAATCAGGGCCTTCAGAGCGGCCTCTCACGCCTCCAGGTATATTACAATAATAACTTGTTAGTTATCTTTATCATTGTCATCAAACCTTTTGTTGCATTGTGGTACATTGCATTCTATGCTGCATTGTGGTACCTTACAATAGTCATTAGCCTAAGCTAAATTCAGCACATTATTTGTTTATAACATGTATTTTAAGCCTGTTCCACACATTTCTTGTGTAGTTGTGTTGATTGTTCTTATGATAGTTTTgggtttttgtttcttgtaTAAGTGGTTTCAGTCTTTCTGATTGTTTTACCAACTTGTTTCGTTAGGTTTTGATGGCGGCAATTTCGTTAagaagaacaaaagataatGGATTGTTAGGGGTGCCACCAAAAACTATTGAGACTCAATATGTTGAACTTAATTCAGAAGAACGTGAATTGTATGATCGGATGAAAGAGGAAGCGATGCTTTTAATGAGGAGTTTTACCAATGGAACTAACAATTTTCCTGTTGTACTAAGTATGCTTTTGCGTCTTCGCCAAATCTGTACTGATTCAGCATTGTGCCCCAGTGATCTCGCAACGACATTCCGTTCAACTAATCTTGAAGGTATATACTCTCTTTCAATTTACTTAGTAGATTCCTATATTCAATTTATAATTCCATGTGACTGCTTCAACGTCGCTTACTTTATTACAGTAAATTTACATCCTTCTCATGAAATGGAAGTGTAAACCTGAGAACAGgattttcacaaaattttaaCGCATGTTGCTGAACTTTTGATCCTTAAATTtaaagagacaccaaacttaccACTTGAGGCTGAGTCATAATTCCTGAAAATTACTGGCACTCCTCTGGATTAGTGCAGTATTAGAATCAGAATGTTCaacataatttctttttatcaaattcCAGAGTTCTcaatgttttgaatcttggaaTATGGATGATCGTTTTAATCTCCCTTAGAACATTTTAAAGAATATACACAGTTCTTTTCGGCTCCTGGTTTCACAAGATGAACGATGTCTTGGTATGTTGACTCAGATAGAAATATCTATTTTCTTTGATAACTGAAGAAGAGGTAAAAATGATATTTAGTATATTCTACTAACCATACTGTTTTTGAGCAGATGTTTCCAATAACCCAGAGTTGTTGCAAAAGTTAGTTGAGATGTTGCAAGAATGTGAAGATTACGAGTGCCCAATTTGCATTTCTCCTTCAGCGGACATCATTATCACCAGCTGTGCTCACATCTTCTGCCGACTCTGTATTCTGAAATCTCTACAATCCAGCAGATCCCGTTGTCCTCTTTGCCGTCAAGCTCTATCTGAATCTGACTTGTTCTCAGCCCCAATCGAGCCTTCTAAAGCTGATAGTAcctcttcatcctcatcatcgGATAAAAAGTTATCTTCCAAAACATCTGCTTTGATAAAATTTCTCAAAGAATCAAGAGAACAGAAGCCAACAGCAAAATCGGTAGTGTTTTCACAATTTCgcaagttgttattgttattggagGCGCCTTTGATGGAGGCTGGTTTCAAGACTTTGCGCATTGATGGCTCGATGACAGTTAAACAGAGGGCTAATGTTATTGATCAATTTCAAGACAATAAAGAAAACGGACCGACCGTTCTGCTTGCAAGCCTTAGGGCTTCAGGTGCAGGTATAAATCTCACAGCCGCCACCACGGTGTATTTCATGGAGCCATGGTGGAATCCGGCTGTTGAGGAACAGGCAATGGATCGCATCCATCGTATTGGACAGAAAGAGGCGGTGAAGATTGTTAGATTGGTTGTTCTGGACAGCATTGAGGAAAAGATACTGCTGTTGCAGGAGAAGAAGAGGGAATTAGCAAGAGAAACATTTAACAAGAGGGGAAGTGATTCTGGTGGCATGAACTATAAAGATCTAAGTTTCCTTATGTCCATAGAATGATGGTTCGATTAGGACTTTCCTTGCTTTGGGAAGGGAggaaattattttgttttgctATTTTTGCTTCTCCTAACCTCTTACTTTGGCACCCTAGTTCCGATACTAATTAAACCAAAGCTATGTTTGGTGGTGACCTACTCTTTTTGGGGATAGAAAGTCTATTATACAGTTTGCTATGACCTCGCCACTCGTATGATATATTGATATGTGAGAATTGTGTTAGGAAAATAaacttcaaaaaataattttagctactttaaatataaataagattttatagacaaataaattaaataaatattacaatAAGTTTAACATGAATCGTGCTAGTCACCCTACCTTTAGGTGAAGTAGTTTTGACAGAAATCTTCTAGGATTATTCATATAGTAATTATAAGAAATGGAGCATTACAATTTGTTGTATATATGTTTGTGTTTCTAACTTAGTCGAACATCGAACCAAACTTTGAATCTTAAGCCTTTATATGGTGGAGTGTAGGGATGTCAACAGGGCAAAGGTGGCGGATGTCTCCCTGCTCCCGTCTCCATTCCCAAATTTGCTCTCTTCCGCTGCGTCTTGTGCTTTTGTGTGTAATCTACCAATCATAAGCAATTTTAACACTTGTCCAGAAAATTTGTTAAAGTGTTGGCATATTActaaagttttaattttcttaaataaatacattaaaatttaaattttataaatttctttaatataaaattattagagtAGTATTTGTTAGaaatgaaaaaaacaaaaaaaaaatagagacacacatatttattatataaaaatatttaaaatattttattaataatagttTTATTATGTACTTTTAAGATACAAGATAGataaatctatttttaaaaacaaagatTTCAGTTTTGGAAATTTTGAAGTTTGAATTTTAGATTGAGAGTGAGAGAGACAGAAGAGAAGCTATGGACTTGGGAGATGTAACCGACATCTCTCAACCCTACACCCAAGAAGACGGCGACTCCCACCTCCTCGGCTTCATCAACGCCAACAATGTTTGTGCTAAGTTTATTGTTTTGCAGTTGAACACACCGAAACCCATTAATCTCATGCTATGTATCGTGATCTTAACATTGAGTTTTGCTATTTTATGTTGTCATCAATCATGCAAAGCAACTACTAGTTTTCACCATGTCccaccccaaaaaaaaaaaaaacgaaaacaataacaacaaacaaCTAGTTGTGTTTTTGCCTTAGAAGTTTTGTTTAgattttagaaatattttagaaaattaaagttttaattatattcataaATGATTTTTACCATCCTACTTCATGAATCATGATAATGGCTATTACTATACGGTTTAAATCTATTCTTGTCATTATAAAAATGTGATGCTTATTCACTATGGGCGGCTCACACattctcaaaattaattacattaaagAGATTTAAAAGTGTAAATATTTTACCTCTATAAATAGTGAAATATAATTGTATAGTGAAATATTTCACAATAATATATacactttttctctctctctttatacACAGCAATAAtactcttcattttcttctattcattgttaatatttctctttctctcttttatgttgctacatatattttaaatatatgaatCATCTCTATTATATTGAGTAATTATAGTAgtgaatataatattaatactaAAACTATCTATTtatgtttctttattttatatctatttctctaccttatttatttatttattttacaacacgttatcagcacaaagttctaacaaaattttaggaagactacaggtaacaaattttcattatgtcgaaactctctcatcttgaattcaatgttcctgatatatctggaaacaattaCAATAGATACTAGATGCTAAAAtctatcttgattcaatggatcttgaagataccattaaggctgaaaataatacatcccagAAGGATATAGCCAAAACCATAATTTTTCTTCGTCGTCACCTTGacgtatgattgaaaaatgaatatctcacattaaaagatcccgCAGATCTATGGAAAGACCttaacgcaacaatgagttacttttgagaaatcatgaagcgcgcccagctGGTGCCGCCCCATTTtctgaagtaaatgcggcaaatcattaccccagaagaggtGAATGGCAAAGTTTTAGTAAcgagaaaaattatggaaagaaaaaaaaagtatgttCACAAatgatctcaccagaagtgggataaagaaagaagcAATGGGCAAAGTAAatcaattgaggataaatgcttccgttgtggtggaaatgGCCATTagtcacgtacctgtcgtacctcAAAGCACTTAGTTAATATTTATCAAGCATCCTTGAAAAAGGACGACAAAGGAaagaaaacaaattttgtttcaaattatgaaaattccaccactcattatgatgcaTCTAATTTTTTTGAGGATCTTGAAGAAAATATTGGCCATTTGATTAATGAtgaaatagtttaatatgtgtgtttgttaagtatgcATGTGAATAATTCTACTGTGCATGTActtttactaattttattattattattatttgcttttgaagaaaaatgacaAGGACATATTGTGAAGATATTTGTCTTatggatagtgcaagttcgcacactattcttaaaagtaatatatattttatccatcttgtgccaaaagaagagtattttaatactattattggctcgtgatagaatgctccggaagagctataattttgtttctggaggaacaaaatttataataaataatgcactattatataccaagtctctgaggaacttgttgagtttcaaagatattcgccgaaatggatatcatattgaaacaatgaatgaggaaaattatgagtatttatgtatcacaactcatgatttaaataaaaaggttatattagaaa harbors:
- the LOC107471513 gene encoding putative SWI/SNF-related matrix-associated actin-dependent regulator of chromatin subfamily A member 3-like 1; the encoded protein is MDLGDETDISQPYTQEDGDPHLVGFINANIVGLRYYSGTVNGREMVALLREPLNPHDPNAIKVLNTRSIQVGHIDRTVAAALSPLIDSELITVEAIVPNRRSKTNSFRLLCQIHIFAPLPSFPTVIELISERGLHLITQNDASFTLSESVAVKETRADSRFKTVDEIFRLVDESLTVKERVSHALEPPESIVRSKLMEHQKEGVWWLLNREKSEELPPFWEVGEGGEFVNVLTNYSTCVKPEPLRGGILADAMGLGKTLTLLSLIALDKVSGQRKGKKRRKIEIGESSATLVVCPPSVFSTWISQLEEHTVPGSLRTCMYYGDKRAKNAEDLMDYDLVLTTYSTLSVEEDDPNSPVKKVVWRRIILDEAHTIKNSNARQSKMVISLNAKRRWAVTGTPIQNGSLDLFSLMAFLHFEPFSIKSYWRSLVQRPLNQGLQSGLSRLQVLMAAISLRRTKDNGLLGVPPKTIETQYVELNSEERELYDRMKEEAMLLMRSFTNGTNNFPVVLSMLLRLRQICTDSALCPSDLATTFRSTNLEDVSNNPELLQKLVEMLQECEDYECPICISPSADIIITSCAHIFCRLCILKSLQSSRSRCPLCRQALSESDLFSAPIEPSKADSTSSSSSSDKKLSSKTSALIKFLKESREQKPTAKSVVFSQFRKLLLLLEAPLMEAGFKTLRIDGSMTVKQRANVIDQFQDNKENGPTVLLASLRASGAGINLTAATTVYFMEPWWNPAVEEQAMDRIHRIGQKEAVKIVRLVVLDSIEEKILLLQEKKRELARETFNKRGSDSGGMNYKDLSFLMSIE